One window of Trinickia caryophylli genomic DNA carries:
- a CDS encoding RpiR family transcriptional regulator: MPKLPACLEPIARLTWPCDLTWPTEITWASDMSNLHFAPGAADRLARHSVHALFRGQGWDVIEKGEDGKGADFILTSPRGQTYHVVLKALTEGRADRAIPLFSQALLESRARANERHDRSYPAVILWVGVASHALIRKLVDFQKEYGSGEPFAILSDVPLYADFPELEAEEPPPSVRRSGHSAPPTLVFSDLAQWMLKLLLAADIKREGLISAPGKTYMTATGLAREARVSVMSATRLINALKEEGLVELAPHLRIVQRRKLAQRWKAAYVKPAAGVPMKYLAGGVPEEQQLRKTLKREEAATLGQFAAANALRVGHVHGAIPTLWVLDLAAAEGWRGLKRAREGERPDLILKQHPYPQSLLRGRVMRDGVWVSDIIQTWLDVSADPTRGAEQVAELEHGVLAKVVGEKM, encoded by the coding sequence GTGCCAAAGCTTCCTGCTTGCCTCGAACCGATCGCGCGATTAACATGGCCGTGTGATTTAACATGGCCAACTGAAATAACATGGGCAAGTGATATGAGCAATCTACACTTTGCGCCCGGAGCCGCCGACCGCCTCGCGCGCCACTCCGTGCATGCGCTTTTCCGGGGCCAGGGATGGGATGTCATTGAGAAGGGCGAGGACGGCAAGGGGGCGGATTTCATTCTGACGAGCCCCCGTGGCCAGACGTATCACGTCGTATTGAAGGCGCTGACCGAAGGGCGTGCCGATCGCGCGATCCCGCTATTCTCGCAGGCTCTGCTGGAGTCGCGCGCACGCGCGAACGAACGGCACGACCGATCCTACCCGGCTGTCATCCTCTGGGTGGGAGTCGCATCGCACGCTCTCATCAGAAAGCTCGTGGACTTCCAGAAGGAGTATGGGAGCGGTGAACCGTTCGCCATCCTCTCAGACGTGCCGCTGTACGCTGATTTCCCCGAACTGGAGGCCGAAGAGCCGCCGCCGAGCGTGCGGCGCAGCGGCCATTCGGCACCGCCGACGCTCGTTTTCTCCGACCTCGCCCAATGGATGCTCAAGCTCCTGCTGGCGGCCGACATCAAGCGCGAGGGCCTGATAAGTGCCCCGGGAAAGACGTACATGACGGCGACCGGGCTTGCGCGGGAAGCTCGCGTATCTGTCATGAGTGCCACTCGGCTCATCAATGCCCTGAAAGAAGAAGGTTTGGTCGAATTGGCGCCCCATCTGCGGATCGTGCAGCGACGCAAGCTTGCGCAACGTTGGAAGGCAGCGTACGTGAAACCGGCCGCCGGCGTGCCGATGAAATATCTCGCGGGGGGCGTGCCCGAGGAGCAGCAGTTACGAAAGACGCTCAAGCGCGAAGAAGCGGCGACGCTGGGCCAGTTTGCGGCGGCCAACGCTCTGCGCGTAGGGCACGTTCATGGCGCAATACCGACCCTCTGGGTGCTCGATCTCGCAGCGGCTGAAGGATGGCGGGGTCTGAAGCGTGCGCGCGAGGGCGAACGGCCGGATCTGATCCTGAAGCAGCACCCGTATCCGCAATCGCTGCTTCGCGGGCGCGTGATGCGTGATGGAGTCTGGGTGTCCGACATCATCCAGACCTGGCTCGACGTTTCCGCCGACCCGACACGCGGTGCGGAGCAGGTCGCCGAGCTCGAGCACGGCGTTCTGGCAAAAGTAGTGGGAGAAAAAATGTGA
- a CDS encoding GSU2403 family nucleotidyltransferase fold protein has translation MSDFAEFSKLAMTLEPWRTQIVFVGGWAFRLYGYEPRAYTADHKPIFTQDADVAYDKRELREGDIKAALEGAGFTEQPNLAGGFRPPAMRYNLGGDENGFYAEFLTPLTGSGKKRDGKGGWEEDATELHAGVVAQKLRFLEVLLFKPWLVTIPKEESGLYEAVTDLRVPNPVSFMVQKLLIRDRREGKKRAQDVLYISDTLKIFYGAIESDLVPIWKELEATLRANQRKSVRKGVRELFSEMNDVIREAAEIPDDKRDPGAMLQLCREGFEELFGEV, from the coding sequence GTGAGCGACTTCGCGGAATTCAGCAAACTTGCCATGACCCTGGAGCCGTGGCGCACGCAGATTGTCTTCGTTGGCGGATGGGCATTCCGGCTCTATGGCTATGAGCCGCGTGCTTACACGGCGGACCACAAGCCGATCTTCACCCAGGACGCGGACGTGGCATACGACAAGCGCGAGCTGCGCGAAGGCGATATCAAGGCGGCATTGGAAGGCGCTGGCTTCACTGAGCAACCGAACCTTGCTGGCGGTTTCAGACCGCCGGCAATGCGCTACAACCTGGGTGGCGATGAAAACGGGTTTTACGCTGAGTTTCTTACGCCGCTCACCGGTAGCGGGAAAAAGCGCGACGGGAAAGGAGGATGGGAGGAGGACGCGACCGAACTGCACGCGGGTGTCGTCGCGCAAAAACTTCGGTTCCTCGAAGTTCTCCTGTTCAAACCCTGGCTGGTGACGATCCCGAAAGAAGAGTCCGGGCTTTACGAGGCCGTGACCGATCTTCGCGTGCCGAACCCGGTGAGTTTCATGGTCCAGAAGCTCTTGATCAGGGACAGGCGGGAAGGGAAAAAGCGCGCTCAGGACGTCCTCTACATAAGTGACACGCTCAAGATTTTCTACGGAGCAATCGAGAGTGATCTAGTTCCAATCTGGAAGGAACTGGAGGCCACGCTGCGTGCCAACCAGCGAAAGTCGGTTCGCAAAGGCGTGCGCGAGCTGTTCTCGGAGATGAACGACGTGATCCGCGAAGCGGCAGAGATTCCTGATGACAAGCGGGACCCTGGAGCGATGCTACAGCTGTGCAGGGAAGGCTTCGAAGAACTCTTCGGCGAGGTCTAG
- a CDS encoding accessory factor UbiK family protein: MKQPNDFFQDFQARMSELLKHSPAKDVERNVKAMLSQGFSKLDLVTREEFDTQAQVLLRTRTRLEELERRVAELEQKLAAAQES; this comes from the coding sequence ATGAAGCAACCGAACGATTTCTTTCAGGACTTCCAGGCGCGCATGAGCGAGCTGCTCAAGCACTCGCCGGCGAAAGACGTCGAGCGCAACGTGAAGGCGATGCTTTCCCAAGGGTTTTCAAAGCTCGACCTCGTGACGCGCGAGGAATTCGATACGCAGGCGCAGGTACTGCTGCGCACGCGCACGCGCCTCGAGGAACTCGAGCGGCGCGTGGCCGAGCTCGAGCAGAAGCTCGCGGCCGCGCAGGAATCCTGA
- a CDS encoding P-II family nitrogen regulator, whose amino-acid sequence MKLITAIIKPFKLDEAREALSAIGVSGITVTEVKGFGRQKGHTELYRGAEYVVDFLPKVKIEAAVSDDIVDQAIEAIERAARTGKIGDGKIFVTPIEQVIRIRTGETGADAL is encoded by the coding sequence ATGAAGCTCATTACCGCAATCATCAAGCCGTTCAAGCTCGATGAGGCGCGCGAAGCGTTGTCGGCGATCGGCGTCTCGGGCATCACGGTGACGGAGGTCAAGGGGTTCGGCCGCCAGAAAGGTCACACCGAGCTCTACCGCGGCGCCGAATACGTCGTCGACTTCCTGCCGAAGGTCAAGATCGAGGCCGCTGTCTCGGACGACATCGTCGATCAGGCGATCGAGGCGATCGAGCGGGCAGCGCGCACGGGCAAGATCGGCGACGGGAAGATCTTCGTGACGCCGATCGAGCAGGTGATTCGTATCCGTACTGGGGAGACGGGCGCTGACGCCCTGTAA
- a CDS encoding ammonium transporter gives MRKFLMSLAMAASLLAGGVGAALADDASAPAAASAATEAASSAAPDASAAAAASAPAAAPAAADASAPAAAAAASDATPAAPTAPFSVDSSKISSGDTAWMLTSTALVLFMTIPGLALFYGGMVRKKNVLATVMQSFAITCLVTVLWTVVGYSLAFTPGNAFIGGFSRLMLSGMAFVKGDKATTLTVSHLAQTIPESVYFVYQMTFAIITPALITGAFADRMKFSAMLVFMTLWSLIVYSPVAHMVWEPTGWLASAGVLDFAGGTVVHINAGIAGLVCAVVLGKRVGYGREAMAPHNLVLTLMGAAMLWVGWFGFNAGSAVAADGRAGFAMLTTQVATACAALAWMFAEWIAKGKPSALGIASGAVAGLVAITPASGFVGVGGSLAIGIAAGVVCFWSATWLKSKLGYDDSLDCFGVHGVGGILGAILTGVFAVKDIGGFDGSVILQLKGVLTTVVYSGVVSFVLLKLIDMVIGLRVAEEEEREGLDVVLHGEHVE, from the coding sequence ATGCGCAAATTCCTGATGTCCTTGGCGATGGCGGCGTCGCTGCTCGCAGGCGGCGTCGGCGCCGCCCTGGCAGACGATGCGTCGGCACCGGCAGCAGCTTCCGCGGCCACCGAGGCCGCTTCCAGCGCGGCACCCGATGCGAGCGCGGCGGCTGCCGCCTCGGCACCGGCTGCGGCTCCCGCAGCCGCCGATGCGTCGGCGCCCGCGGCTGCGGCAGCGGCTTCGGACGCGACTCCCGCCGCGCCCACCGCGCCGTTCTCCGTCGATTCGTCGAAAATCAGCTCGGGCGACACGGCCTGGATGCTGACGTCCACGGCGTTGGTGCTGTTCATGACGATTCCGGGCCTCGCGCTCTTCTACGGCGGCATGGTCCGCAAGAAGAACGTGCTTGCCACGGTGATGCAGAGCTTCGCGATCACCTGCCTCGTGACCGTGCTGTGGACCGTCGTCGGTTACAGCCTCGCGTTCACGCCCGGCAATGCGTTCATTGGCGGCTTCTCGCGCCTGATGCTCTCCGGCATGGCGTTCGTCAAGGGCGACAAGGCCACGACGCTGACCGTCAGCCATCTGGCACAGACGATTCCGGAGTCGGTCTACTTCGTCTATCAGATGACGTTTGCGATCATCACGCCGGCTCTCATCACCGGTGCGTTCGCCGATCGCATGAAGTTCTCGGCGATGCTGGTCTTCATGACGCTCTGGTCGCTCATCGTCTACTCGCCGGTGGCCCACATGGTCTGGGAACCGACCGGCTGGCTCGCGTCCGCGGGCGTCCTCGACTTCGCGGGCGGCACCGTCGTGCACATCAACGCCGGTATCGCCGGCCTCGTCTGCGCGGTCGTGTTGGGCAAGCGTGTCGGCTATGGCCGTGAAGCCATGGCGCCGCACAACCTCGTGCTGACGCTGATGGGCGCCGCAATGCTGTGGGTGGGCTGGTTCGGCTTCAACGCCGGGTCGGCCGTGGCGGCCGACGGCCGCGCCGGTTTTGCAATGTTGACGACGCAGGTCGCAACGGCCTGCGCCGCGCTCGCCTGGATGTTTGCCGAATGGATCGCCAAGGGCAAGCCGTCGGCGCTCGGTATCGCGTCGGGTGCGGTTGCCGGCCTCGTGGCGATCACGCCGGCGTCGGGCTTCGTTGGCGTGGGCGGCTCGCTCGCGATCGGCATTGCCGCTGGCGTGGTCTGCTTCTGGTCTGCTACCTGGCTCAAGAGCAAGCTTGGCTATGACGATTCGCTCGACTGCTTCGGCGTGCACGGCGTAGGCGGTATCCTCGGCGCTATCCTGACCGGCGTGTTCGCGGTCAAGGACATCGGCGGCTTCGACGGCAGCGTGATCCTGCAGCTCAAGGGCGTCCTCACGACGGTCGTTTACAGCGGCGTGGTCAGCTTCGTCCTGCTGAAGCTCATCGACATGGTCATCGGCCTGCGTGTGGCCGAAGAAGAAGAGCGTGAAGGTCTCGACGTCGTGCTCCACGGCGAGCACGTCGAATAA